The following proteins are co-located in the Pyxicephalus adspersus chromosome Z, UCB_Pads_2.0, whole genome shotgun sequence genome:
- the UPF3B gene encoding regulator of nonsense transcripts 3B has protein sequence MKEDKENTKPKERRGELAGLEDGEKAEKVKEKKEVMSKVVIRRLPPSLTKEQLEEHLQPLPDHDYFEFFANDCSLFPHMYSRAYINFKSEEDIMLFRDRFDGYVFIDHRGQEYPAIVEFAPFQKVAKKKSKKKDSKTGTIEDDPEYKKFLDSYNLDEEKPTSTPETLLEEIEARNKEMIAKKTTPLLSFLKNRQRLRDEKREERRRRELERKRQREEERRKWKEDERRKRKDAEKQKKYEKAPDKESERSKDEPKIKLLRKPEKDEEQELEKKFKTKKPERDTVREDRSSAGKRLDGDHGEEKAKRCEDEYVKDYREKEYRDKDYREKEYRDKDYEQERRARREKEKHQYEEDRRKQRDRYEKDRCFRRREDDYRKEREAVRDRPRKEASEIHQTADKTERQSREEKKEDAAKRDRIRNKDRPAMQLYQPGARSRSRLTQCDESPAKSSDPPEKKTEGETSDQHKGE, from the exons ATGAAGGAAGACAAGGAGAATACCAAACCCAAAGAAAGGAGAGGGGAACTGGCTGGTTTGGAGGATGGGGAAAAGGCTGAGAAGGTGAAGGAGAAAAAGGAAGTCATGAGCAAG gtagtaATTCGTCGCTTGCCACCAAGTCTTACCAAAGAACAACTGGAAGAGCATCTGCAGCCTCTGCCAGACCATGATTACTTTGAATTTTTTGCAAATGACTGCAg CCTATTTCCTCATATGTACTCAAGGgcatatattaattttaaaagtgaAGAGGACATCATGTTGTTCAGAGATCGTTTTGATGGCTACGTGTTCATTGATCACAGAg gTCAGGAATATCCAGCAATTGTGGAGTTTGCACCTTTTCAAAAAGTGgctaaaaagaaaagcaagaaaaaagatTCCAAGACTGGAACTATAGAGGATG ATCCAGAATACAAAAAGTTTCTAGACTCCTACAATCTGGATGAAGAAAAGCCAACTTCAACCCCGGAAACTTTGCTGGAGGAAATAGAGGCACGGAATAAAGAGATGATAG CCAAGAAGACTACTCCCCTgttaagctttttaaaaaatagacaG AGACTAAGAGATGAAAAGCGTgaagaaaggaggaggagagagttGGAGCGAAAAAGACAACGTGAAGAGGAAAGAAGGAAGTGGAAAGAGGatgaaagaaggaaaaggaaggatgcagaaaaacaaaagaagtatgaaaaagctccagataaggaatcTGAAAGATCAAAAGATGAGCCTAAAATTAAG CTGCTTAGGAAACCTGAAAAAGATGAAGAGCAAGAattggaaaagaagtttaagacCAAAAAACCAGAGAGAGACACTGTGCGGGAGGATCGCAGCTCTGCAGGAAAGAGACTGGATGGTGACCACGGGGAGGAGAAGGCCAAAAG ATGTGAAGACGAATATGTAAAAGATTACAGAGAAAAGGAATACAGAGACAAAGATTACAGAGAAAAGGAATACAGAGACAAAGATTATGAGCAAGAACGACgtgcaagaagagaaaaagagaagcaCCAGTATGAAGAAGATCGCAGAAAGCAAAGGGATCGATATGAAAAAGATAGATGTTTCAGGAGAAGAGAGGATGACTACAGGAAGGAAAGGGAAGCAGTCAGAGATAGGCCAAGGAAGGAAGCTAGTGAAATTCATCAAACTGCTGATAAAACGGAGCGCCAATCCcgagaggagaagaaagaagatgcagCTAAAAGAGATCGGATAAGGAACAAG GATCGCCCAGCAATGCAGTTGTACCAACCAGGGGCGAGGAGCAGAAGCCGTCTGACACAATGTGACGAGAGTCCAGCCAAATCCAGTGatccacctgaaaaaaaaacggAGGGTGAAACCAGTGATCAGCACAAAGGCGAGTAG